The sequence below is a genomic window from Bacteroidales bacterium MB20-C3-3.
GAATCAGGTAAAGCTGATAAATGTGCATTAAATATGCTGAATATAACCGGAGGAGGTGAGCAGAGATTTAAAAAGGAGAATTCTATTGTCAATCTTAAACCAAATTTAATATTGGACAACAACACAAATATAGCCGATATTATAAATATGGCTGAATCTCTTTTTTAAATTGTATTGAAGCTTTTATTTTCTAAATTTGCAGCCTCTTATAAATTTCTCGGTGCAATGGATATTAAATTTGCTTCGACCTTCCGGCCGAAATTTTTCTCTCTTTTTAATAAGGGAGCCTATAATAAAAAGACTTTTACTTCAGACCTGATTGCAGGTATTATAGTTGGAATAGTAGCCCTTCCTCTGGCAATTGCATTTGGTATTGCTTCCGGAGTAACACCACAGCAGGGTTTAATTACAGCCATTGTTGCAGGATTGCTAATGTCTCTTTTTGGTGGCTCAAACTTTTTAATTGGAGGTCCTACAGGTGCCTTTATTGTAATAGTTTATGGCATAGTATCTCAATATGGAGTTTCAGGACTGATAATCGCAACAGTGCTTGCCGGAATTATCCTGGTTGCAATGGGTATTTTTAAATTAGGGAACATAATTAAGTTCATCCCCTATCCTATTGTCGTAGGCTTCACAAGTGGTATTGCTCTTGTTATTTTTTCCACACAAGTCAAGGATCTTCTGGGCCTTCAAATTGAAAATGTTCCTTCAGAATTTATTCCTAAATGGATTAGTTATTTTGAAAATATTTCCTCCATTAATTTCTGGGAGGCAGGTATGGGGATATTCAGCTTAATGGTTATTATATTTTGGCCAAAAATTACAGCAAAAATACCTGGATCACTTATAGCAATATTTGTGGGAACAATAGCAGCACTTCTTATCAGCAAGTTTGGGGGAGTGGAATTTGCAACAATTGGCAGTAAATTTCCAGAATTAGCCGGAGGAATTCCACTTCCAAAACCAGAGGCACCAAACATTGATTTTGAAGCAATAAAAATGCTTTTTCAACCTGCATTGACTATTGCTTTATTATGCGCTATCGAATCTCTTCTTGCAGCAATGGTTGCAGATGGAGTAACCGGCAAAAAACACGATTCAAACACAGAACTTATTGGACAAGGTATTGCAAACATAGTAACTCCATTTTTTGGAGGGATACCTTCAACGGGAGCAATAGCTAGAACAATGGCCAATATAAATAATGGTGGTAAAACTCCGGTTGCGGGTATAATACACGCTGTTGTTTTACTGTTAATCTTCCTCTTTCTTATGCCTTACGCTGTATATATACCATTGTCAGTACTTGCTGCTATATTGGTTATAGTAGCATATAATATGAGCGAGTGGAGGACATTTAAATATTTATTAAAAGGGCACAAAGCAGATGTTGCTGTTCTGCTCCTTACCTTCTTTCTTACGGTAATTATTGATCTGACTGTTGCTATAGAAGTTGGAGTTCTTCTTGCGATTATTCTTTTTGTCAAACGGGTATCAGAAACTTCAAGTATAACTCAGGTAGAGAAGGATTTCCTTCCTGCAACTGAAAGAGGTGAGTACACTTCTGATGTTGAAATTCTGGATATTCCAAAAGGGGTAGAGGTATACGAAATAGATGGTCCGTTTTTCTTTGGATTGGCAAGTAAACTTGATGAGATAGATGCTGCATCACATAACATAGTCAAAGCAAGAGTTATTCGAATGAGGAAAGTTCCGTTTATTGATTCAACAGGTTTGAATAACCTTAGAAATCTATGGAAAAGATCCAATAAAGAGAAAATACAAATGATTCTCTCCGGTGTTAGTGACAATGTAATGGATACTTTAACTAAATCCGGTTTTGCAGATGAAATGGGGAAAGAGAACATATATCCTCATATTCAGCTAGCATTGGAAAGAGCAGCAGATGTTGTCAGACAGCAGAACGAGCAAGCCTTAAGAAAAGGAGTTAGAAATGGGTAATATTCAACTTTCTCCCAAAACAAAAGGAGTTTTACTTATTCTGGCAGCAAATATTTTTTTCGCAATTAATATGCCTGTATCAAGAGAGCTCACCCCGGAGTGGATTAATCCTTTTGGACTCTCTCAATTCAGGATATCTTTTGCATTTTTATCGTTTCTACTACTATCTCTTTTTATAAAAGATAATTCAAACGGCTTTACACTTAAAGAGCACCTAATACTTATTCTGGCTGGATTGATGGGTACAGCTGCAAATCAACTCTCTTTTCTTGCCGGGCTATCAATGACATCACCTGTTGATGCTTCATTAATAATAACAATAACACCAATTATTACAATGCTCTTTGCAGCATTGATTATTAAAGAACCTATATCTTTCAAAAAAGCATCCGGAGTAATTATTGGAATGTCAGGGGCTGCAATTATATTATATACAGCCAGATATGGCCATTTTGAACAGAGCGGAACCTTAAAAGGTAACCTGGTAGTACTGATAAGCTGTTTTGTATATGCACTTTACCTAGTAATAATCAGACCTCTAATGGCTAAACACTCCCCTGTTCATATTATGAAATGGACTTTTTTCTATGGAGCAATTATAGCACTGCCTTTTACATTTGATAAACTTAGTATTAATCAGGGCGCATCAACAACTGAATGGATGCAGCTTGGATATGCTCTTGTATTTGGCACTTTCGCAGCCTATCTTCTTGTTGCTTTCTCATTAAAGTTATTAAGACCTACTACAGTTAGTATGTTTAACTATATCCAACCATTAATAGCCTCCTCTATAGCTATAGTTTTTGGTCAGGATATTCTAAACTGGACAAAACCGGTCTCTGCGTTTCTGATATTCATTGGTGTTTACCTGGTAATAACTTCTAGGTCAAGAGCTGATTTAGTAAAGAGAGGTAATTAGAGAAGGCATTCCATCTTCCAGGATATCAAGTACATTTTCAAAACCAGCATCTCCACCATAATATGGGTCAGGAACCTCTGTAAAAAGAGGATTTGTGCAATAGTGTGTAAATAACTCTATTTTACCTGAGGACAAACTATCAGGAGCTAATGATATAAGGTTTCGCTCAACACTTTTATCCATAGCTATGATAAGATCAAAATTATAAAAATCGTCTTTTGAAATCTTTCTGGAAAGTGATGTTATATTATAACCTCTGAGAAAGGCATGGGATCTCATTCTGCGGTCTGCATGCTCACCGGAATGGTAATCATGAAGGCCTGCTGAATCTGAGTAAGGAATTAAGAAATCCCCTTTTGCAGAGACCATCTTATTAAAGATAGCCTCTGCAGCAGGAGATCTGCAAATATTTCCAAGGCAAATAAAAATAACCTTTTTCACCAAGGGCTTTTATTAAACTATGCTCTTCTGAGAACAATTGCAGTACCCATTCCTCCGCCTATACAGAGCGATGCTAATCCAAGCTTTTTATCTTCTGCTATCAATTCATGAATAAGGGTTACAATTATCCTGTTTCCTGATGCACCAATCGGGTGTCCTAAAGCAATTGCTCCTCCATTAATATTAGTTACTTTATCTATCCATTCTTTTGTAACACCATGCTCATCAATTAGTTCTTTAATAACACCAAGTGACTGAGCAGCAAAGGCTTCGTTAAGTTCAACCAATTCCATATCAGAAAGAGACATTCCTGCATTTTTAAGAGCCTTTCTTATAGCCGGAACAGGACCCATACCCATTATTTCAGGCTCAACTCCCCCTTGACCAACTGCAACTATCTCAACCATTGGATTTAATCCAAATTTTACTACAGCCTCTTCAGATGCTACCATAACAAATGAGGCTCCGTCATTAACTCCTGAAGCATTTCCAGCTGTAACTGTTCCGTCTTTTTTAAACGCAGGTTTAAGCTGAGCAAGCTTTTCAGGAGAAGATGTTCTGTTAGGGAATTCATCTTTTGAGAAAATGGTTGTCTCCTTTTTTGTAACAATCTCAACAGGTACAATCTCTTTATCAAATTTTCCTGAATCAACTGCTTTAATGGCTTTTTGCTGAGAGTTGAACGCGAATCTATCTTGCTCTTCTCTTGTAAGACTATATTTTGATGCAATATTCTCTGCAGTTATCCCCATATGGTAATTGTTAAAAGCATCAGTAAGACCATCGGCTACCATATGATCCAGAGCCTGAATATTACCCATTTTGTTGCCGGTTCTTAGGCTTCCATTCATTACGAAACCAGCGTTTGTCATTGATTCAGTACCTCCGGCAATTATTATATCTGCCGAACCTGACAGTATCTCTGCGTAAGCGTTCATGACAGCCTTCATTCCAGATCCACACACCATATTAAGTGAATAAGCAGGAATTTCAACAGGAACTCCTCCCTTAACAGCTGCTTGCCTTGCAACTCCCTGAAGTTGACCTGCTGACAGAATATTACCAGCAATAACAGAGTCTATATTACTGGGTGAAATACCACTCTCCTTAATAATCTCTTTGATTACTAATGCGCCTAGTTCGCCCGGATTAAAGGGAGAAAGAGAGCCCATAAATTTCCCGATAGCAGTTCTTTTAGCTGCTACAATGTAAACCTTTTTCATATTAAAGTCTCATTTTAATTAAGTTGTCCGGAATAATAAGTTTGGCACCGGTTGCTTCCTGAACTTGTTCGACAGAGAATTCTGGATGTATCTCTCTTAGAACAATCCCATCCGGTGTTATATCCATTACCCCCATTTCAGTAATAATCATATCTACTTGTCCAGCCGCAGTCAGGGGTAAATTACATTTTTTCAATATTTTATGTGATCCTTTTGCAGTATGTTCCATTGCAAGAATTACTCTTTTTGCACCTGCAATTAAATCCATTGCCCCTCCCATTCCTGGCGTTTTCTTCCCGGGAATCATCCAGTTAGCAAGATTGCCCTCCTCGTCAACTTCAAGTGCACCAAGAAAAGTAACATCTACATGGCCTCCTCTGATAATTGAGAAAGACATAGAGCTGTCAAAAGCAGATGAGCCTGGAAAAAATGTTATATATCCACCACCTGCATTCGTGAAATTTTTATCTTCCTTGCCTTGTTCGGGCTCAGGACCCATCCCAAGCAAACCATTCTCCGACTGGAGAGTAACTTTTACCCCATCCGGAAGATAATTTGGGATTAATGTAGGCAACCCGATTCCCAGATTGACAACATCTCCGTCTTTGAGTTCGAGAGCAGCTCTTCTGGCAATAACCTCTCTGATCTGATTCTTGTCCATATAGTAAATTTTGAAATTTATAAATTCTTTGTTGAAGCTCTTTTTACATACTCTTGGGCAATAAAAGAGGCAACATCATCGGCATAACTGTTCATCCCAAATCCGGCATCATAGCCGAGCTCTTTTGCCAATTCGTGAGATATTCGGGGGCCTCCGCAAACCAGAATAACCTTATCTCTCAGACCCTCAGCTTCCAATAGTTCAACTAATTCAACAAGGTTTTTAACATGAACATCTTTCTGTGTAACTGTTTGGGAAACAAGCAGTGCATCTGCCTTAAGTTCAAGGGCTTTTGCAATAAACTCTTCATTAGGAACCTGAGATCCTAAATTATATGCCTCTATCATTTCATACCTCTCTAATCCATAATGACCTGCATACCCCTTCATGTTCATAATCGCATCAATTCCAACGGTGTGAGCATCTGTACCGGTACTAGCTCCTACAACAACCAAGGCTCTCCCAACATTCTCTCTGACATAACTGTCGGTTTCGTGCATGTCCATTACTCCTGATTCAACCTTAGGTACAGATATTGATGTAAAATCTACATTGTGAGTACAACTTCCGTAGCAATTAAAAAAAGTATATCCCGGCATGAGCTCTTTGTAAAAGACAATCTGAGGATTTTCCATCCCCATTTTTCTAATGAGCTGTTTGGCAGCTTCAATAGCTTCGTCTCCAACAGGAACAGGTAAAGTAAAACTAAGTTGAACTTTTCCATCATTCATTGTGTCACCGTAAGACTTTACACTCTTAAGATCAAGCGTTTTATCAAATTCTTTTGATTGCATTGAATATAATCCGCCACTCATTTTATTTACCTCCCATCATTAATTTAACATATGGATTCAAATAATTTGAACCCTTCTCTACAACTCCTTCAAGCCCCTTCCCGCCAGTTCTTGGTCTTTTAACATTTCCAAATATTCCCTTCTCCAGTGCGGAGAAAAGTCCTTCCTGATTAATTCTCTCAAGTAGTTCAATAGACATATTAACAACCTCCTCCGCTCTCTTTCTTGCAATACCACCCTCTTTAAATTCCATCTCCTCACCAATCTGTCTCATATTATTGAAAATGTATTTTGCATTCTCAATTGAAAGATATCTGTCTGACATAAATGGTGTATGTATAGCCTCTGTTGGCATACCCAACAACTGGATTCCCTGACCGGTCCAAATTCCAATCATATTAAAAAGAGCATCCTGAATGTGCCCTCTAAAAATATTACCAGTCATAAATTTTGTTGGAGGCATATATTTAAGAGGAGCATCAGGGAATATTTCCCTTGTCATCTGTGCTTGGGCAAGTTCATATATAAAACCATTTTCAAGATCAGGGTCCATCTCAAAGGCGTGGCCTAGTCCCATCTGTTTTTGAGGCAATCCTGCAATAAGAGCAAGTTGTTCATTTATTAAATCTGATGCAAGAACAGTATGAGCCTCTTCAAAAGCATCGGCAGTTGTAAGATAATTATCTTCTCCGGTATTTATTATAACTCCTGCAAATCCGTTAATTACTCTTGAAAAGAACTGATCAACAAGCGTTCTTTGCATATTAATATCTCTGAATAAGATACCGTAAAGCGCATCATTAAGCATAACATCAAGCCCTTCAAATGCACCCATCACTGCAATTTCAGGCATACATAAGCCGGAACAGTAGTTGCAAAGTCTGATGTATCGGCCTAATTCCTCACCTGTTCTATCAAGAGCAGATCTCATTATCCTGAAATTTTCCTGAGTCGCAAAGGTTCCTCCGAAACCTTCAGTAGTTGCTCCATAAGGGACATAATCCAGTAATGACTGACCGGTAGTTCTTATAACAGCAATAATATCAGCTCCCTGCCTGGCAGCAGCTTCTGCCTGGACAACATCTTCAAATATGTTACCTGTAGCGACTATGACATATAGATAAGGACGAGGCCCCTCTCCCATTGTTTTAAGATAGTGCTCTCTTCTATCTCTTCTATCATTAATTCTACTTATACTCTGCTCAATAACAGGTTTCAACACAGCCTCAATTTTCTCTTTTGAAGATAAGGCCAGTTTTGTAATATCAAGTTTACCCTCTGAAACTTTCTCAGCTATCTCCTGAGGTGTTAATCCTTCAGAAATCATAGCATTTCCAATGAAAAAAAGGATTCCTTCGCTTAAAAGTCCTCTCTCTTTTATAAAATCAACAAGAACATTGGGAAGAGGAACCATATTCTCATCAACTCCATCAATACCAACAAGTCTGCAAAGGGTTCTCTCAACTGCGACAGTTGAGTATCTCTCTACAAACCCCTGGACATCAACTGCGATTTTACCAGCCAATTTTCTGGCATGTTCCACTTTTTTGAAATCCAATCCTAATTTGCTCTGCATATCATTTTATTATATAGTTTCTTTGTAATTGTCCAATAATCTGGAGGCCTCCTCCAGCCATTCACTATCTATCCCCAGGGATTTAGCAATGTTTATCGCCTCTCTCGGTGCATCTGAGTCTTCTGTATGGATAAGCTCATAATTCATCTTTCCATTAACAAATCCCCTTACTCTCAATTTAAAACAACCTTTAGCAGTTACATTGTAATGAGAGGCTATCAATGTAAGAAGTTTTCTGCTTTTAAGCATTGTAATTAAAGACTCAACTAGTACTCTTCCTTCGTATGGATTTGTCGTTCTGGCGGGTTCATCCAGCAGCGCCAAAATTGAAGCTGTCTCTGTTGATTGTTTTAATAAGTTGTCAATCTTCCTCATTTCTGCTGCGAAGGATGAAAGACCCTTATTAACATCCTGATAATCCCCGCTTAAATAATGAATAAAATGGACCGGAACTATCTCTGCAGATCTTGCAGGTACTCCAAATCCAAATTGAAACATATATTGTGACAGGGCGAGTGTTCTCAATGTTACACTTTTACCGCCCATATTGGCCCCCATTAATACAACAGGAGACTCTCTTTCAAGAGAAACATCCACCGGTTGGTACTCCAGCCCCTGAAGGCTAAGCGCAGATGAAATCTCCGGATTAAATAATCCTTGATAACTTGTTCTCTCTTTGGAGATAGCAGGAATCGTAAGATTCCATTTTCTCACTAGCTCTGCTTTTGCAATAATAATATCAATTTCTGCAAGATTGTTCAAAGCTTTAACAAGATCAGGAAGTCTTCCCTTTAAACTATTCCCTAACTCTTTTCTAATCCTGTCTTCAATTAAGGAACACCTGGAGTGAAGATCCTCATCAAAAAATTCCAGCGACTTAAGCTTCTTTCTTAATTTTGAAAGTTCAGAGTCATAGCTGTCATAAATATAGAAAGAGGGTATTCTCTGTCCTTCAGGATCAAGAATAGTTACAACATCAGAAAGATCCGGTAATTTTGGGAAAGAGTCAGAGAATATTCTAATAACCGGTATTAGTGAATCTGATAACAGGGCAAGATTTTTAATTTCAAATAACTCAATGTCGTCTGGAATTTTTCCTTCCATCAGAGCATTCAGGGTATTCCTAATATCTCTGACTCCAAATAGAGATTCTTTAAGCTGGCTGACTTTTTTATAATTATCCGCCAGAGATAGTGAATTTAAGGTCTCTTCAAGCTGAATATATGTAGAAGCTAACTTACTGATTGAAAGAGACATCTCTCTCTCCAGCAGGATATGAGTAGATATAGATGAGGATAGCTCAAGGTTTGCAAAAAGGCTCCTCATACCTATTGGTAACTCTGTAACAGTTCTAAGCTTCATTTCTGATTCTCCTTATATCATAAACCGGTAAATTAATTGCTGAGGAGAGCCTTGAACATAATCTCTCTGAATCAAGTATGTATCCTTCCGGGGAAACGGGATTAGCACAAACTGCCAATAATTTGCTTCTGTTTAATACTGACAATCGCCCTCCTGATTTTTTAAAAGAGGAAAAATTGGAATGAGAGATAAAGGCTTTCGAGAAGTCTCTAATTATTATTTCAATGTCTTTATCCAAACACAAAGATCTTACCTGATTCAGGAATCTGTCAGTCAATGCACCGGAAATAAATATAGCCTTAGTATCAGATACATCGTCAGGATGTATTGAATCAGAATTAAACACCCCTCCTTTTAACAACAGAGAGAAATTGCTATTTGAATCTACACTCCATATTCCATTAGCCGGAATGCTATCTTCATTGTTACCAACAACTGATGTTCTTTCAAGATTAATAAGTTCAACCATAAAAGCTGTTTTAAAAACAAGATTATCAATGCTTGCAGATATGGCTGCTCCTGTGGATAATATAAGCCCTTCTGTTACAGCTGGTGATGCAATGCTAACTCTTGAAAGTGCTCCATCAATAATTGCAAGATCTGCCCCGAAGACCTCCATGGCTCTCTCTATCCATCTTTTAAGAGCATCTGTTGTAGGATGGCCGGATAACTGGCTTTTCCCATGTGATAGGGCTCTTGCTGTTACAACTCTTCCCAGGGATGTTTTTCTGTTGGAAATATCAATAAGTTCAGATAAGATCCTCCTCTCTCTGTAATGCTTTTCACTTGTAGCAAAAAGAGTCCCTCTTCTCAGAAAAATTTCAGGTTTTGAAGTGCCGGTTACTAAATCAAGTGTTTCACCATCAATGCCTGCAGAGCTTACGGCAACCGTAAAACCTTCTGCAGGCAACCGATTTAGAATATAGTTAAGACACTCCGTTTTGCCTGTGTTTTTTCCGAGACCTACAACAGAAATACTTCTGCAGTTAAGAATCTCCTGAACGAACGGCATATATTAATCTTTATGAGATCTCTCTTTTCTTAAAAGGTGAGCAGGTTCAATTGAAAGCCTTTGTCCTTTATGAAGAGATGCTACCCCCTCAACAGGATTGTTTGCCTTGCAATCTTCACAATCACAATGATTCGAGTAATTTTCAGGTTCTGAATAAGTTGTTATAACTCCCTCAAAATTCCTAAGAACAATTTTTCCAGGTGATTGTGAAATTATGTAAGTAGGCATAACAGGTGTTTTACCACCTCCTCCTGGTGCGTCAACAACAAAAGTAGGGACAGCATAACCTGATGTATGGCCTCTTAAACCCTCTATTATTTCTATACCTTTTGATACAGGAGTTCTGAAGTGTTCAAGACCCATAGAGAGATCACACTGGTAAATGTAATAAGGTCTTACTCTCATCTTTACCAGGCTGTGAACCAGTCTCTTCATTATATTCACACAGTCGTTAACTCCTCTTAGTAGTACCGACTGATTACCTAATGGAATACCTGCATTTGCCATTCTTTCACAAGCAGCGATTGACTCCTTGGTAATCTCATTAGGGTGGTTAAAGTGTGTATTAAGCCAAATTGGGTGGTATTGTTTGAGCATATCAACCAGTTTGTCAGTAATTCTTTGTGGGCAAACAACAGGTACTCTTGAGCCAATCCTGATGATTTCCACATGTGGAATAGCCCTAAGTCTCTTAATAATTGACTCCAACTTGGCATCCGATACCATAAGTGCATCTCCTCCTGAAAGTAGCACATCCCTTACCTGTGGAGTAGCAGCAATGTAATCAATTGCTTTCTGGATATAATCAGCCGGTGTTTCGTCATCTTTTTGTCCTGCGAAACGCCTTCTGGTGCAATGCCTGCAATACATTGAGCACATATCGGTAATCAATAACAAAACTCTGTCCGGATATCTGTGAGTCAGCCCCTTAACAGGTGAATCCTCATCTTCATGAAGAGGATCAAGTAGGTCTGCCGGAGATATATGTGTCTCTGAACCAGTGGGGATAGCCTGTTTTCTTACAGGATCATTTGGATTTTCAGGGTCGATCAGAGTTAAATAATAGGGTGTTATAGCCATTCGTAAAGTTTGAAGTGAGCGGCTTACCCCCTCCTCCTCCTCTTGAGTAAGAGGAATATATTTTTTTAAATCCTCAAGGGTCTCGATTCTGTTCTTGACCTGCCATTTCCAGTCGTTCCACTGTTCATCTGAAACTTGAGGAAAGAGAATTTTCCTTCTGCTTTCTGCCATAATTATTTAAATATATAGTTTTTCAAAAAGTTCCCTAATGGGTTTTGACTCCCTGATAATATTCAGGGTAAGATTTGCATGTCCCTTTGCATACCCGTTACCCACGATGAGATTAATATCTTTACCAACCCCCTCGGCTCCAAGAGCAGCCTTTGTAAAACTGGTTGCCATTGAGAAGAAGTATACACTACCCTGCCCCTTAGTAATAAGGATAGAGGTCATCTCAGTAGAGGGAACATTAACATTGTTAACAGTGACATCGCATCCCCTACCTCCGGTAATAGCCATTACCTTTGTGTAAACATCCATTACATTTGTTGCATCTGCTACAACTACATCAGTAGCAAGTCCAAGGTCTTTTATGCGTTGAGCATTCTCTTTTGAGTACTCAACAACAATAACCTTCCCCGACTTTCCTGCATTCTGCATAGCCTGATAACAACACAATATTCCGGATTTTCCGCCACCTCCAAGTATACATACAATATCACCCTCTGTCACCAATCTGTCAACCTGAGCCGGAGCACCTGCAACATCAAGCACGGCTAGTGCTAGTTTCTCGGGAATGTCATCAGGTAAAACAGCAAAGAGGCCGCTCTCAAATAGAATGGCCTCAGCCTGTACATCTATCTGGTCAGATTCAGGAGTAAGTTTTAATATTTGTTTAATCTTTAAAGGTGTAAGTGATAGTGAGACAAGTGTAGCAATTTTATCACCAACTTTAAGCTTATTTACAGGAAAAGCACTGCCTATCTGTTTTACAGTACCAATAAGCATCCCACCGGACCCGGTTACAGGATTTTGCATTTTACCCCTCTCTTCAACAATTGAGAGAATCATTTGCTTCATCTTCTCAGCATCAGATCCACAACTCTTCTTTATTTGAGTATACGAAGCTGAATCAATATTCAGTGTAGATACTTCAATGAGAACCTCGTTGTCGTATATCTCCATTGTATTATCGAGGCGATTAGCCGGCTGGGGAAGCGTCCCCGCCGGCTCAATTACCCTGTGAGTTCCGTATCTGCAACCTCTCTTCATCTGAAAATCAGGCATATAGTTCTTCAAAAACTTTTCTTAATTTATCTGATTCACGGAGTAGCTGAAGAGTGATCTCAGCGTGTCCTTTTGTGTACCCGTTTCCAACTATCATTGTTACATCGCTTCCGACACCCTCTGCTCCTAGTGCTGCTTTAGTAAAACTGGTAGCCATAGAGAAAAAGTAAACAAGTCCAGTATCTTTTGTACAAAGTATACTAGTCATCTCTGTATCTGTAATATTTACATTATTGATTGTAACATCACACATTTGCCCGCCTGTTAACTCCTCAATCTTCTCGAGTACAGAGACTGGCTGAGTAGCATCAGCAGAGAATACATAGTCACAGAAACCAAGATCCATAAGTCTTTTTGTACTTCTCTCACTATGGCACAGACCAATTACCTTTCCAGTAACTCCGGCTCTTTTTTTAGCTTCGTAACAGCATAACATACCTGATTTTCCTCCGGCACCTATTATCAGAACAGTATCTCCGGGTTTAACCAGTTTTGCGGTCTGTGCAGGTGCTCCGGCAACATCAAGAGCAGACAGAGCAAGATTTGCAGGCATATCATCAGGTATCTTGGCATAAATACCGCTTTCGAACAGAATTGCTTTTCCATCAATATCAACTTGATCAATGTCTGGACGGATATCCTTTATTTTATCAATCCTTAAAGGTGTGAGAGAGAGGGAAACAAGTGTAGCAATCTTATCTCCTACTTTAAGATCAGTTTTCCCAGCAAGAGCATCACCAATTTTCTCAACTGTACCAAGAAGCATTCCGCCTGAACCAGTAACAGGGTTTCTGTGCTTTCCTTGTTTCTCAACAATTCCCAACATTATTTCAGCGATTTTTGCTTTGTCTCCACCGGCCTGCTCCTCAATCTGAGTAAAACTGGCTGAGTCTATGTTAAGCGTCTGAACATCAATGAGAATCTCATTATCATAGATCTCATCCATATTATTATCAATCTTGTTTGCCGGCTGAGGAAGTACACCTTTAGGTTCAATCACTCTGTGAACACCGTATTTATTGCCTTTTTTCATATTAAAATTTGTTTGTTTGTTTTATTATCTTGGTTTTAAACCTAATATTTCACGAGCTTCAGCAGGGGAAGCAATATCTCGGCCCAGCTCTTTTGCCAATCTTACTACTTTCTCAACCAACTCACCATTAGATTTAGCGAGGACCCCTTTTGACAGAAACACATTATCTTCAAATCCTACCCTGACATGGCCTCCATCAACTATTGCAGCAACAGCAAGCGGGAACTCAAATCTTCCAACTCCGGCAACAGTATATGTTGCATCCTGAGGAATTGAACCCCTTAGGAAAACAAAGTCTCTCAGCTCACCCGAAATACCTCCGTTTACACCCATTACAAAATCAAAGTGCATTGGTTTTTGAATGAACCCTTTTTTATGAAGCCTTAAGGCCATATCAATCAT
It includes:
- a CDS encoding zinc-binding dehydrogenase, which translates into the protein MKKGNKYGVHRVIEPKGVLPQPANKIDNNMDEIYDNEILIDVQTLNIDSASFTQIEEQAGGDKAKIAEIMLGIVEKQGKHRNPVTGSGGMLLGTVEKIGDALAGKTDLKVGDKIATLVSLSLTPLRIDKIKDIRPDIDQVDIDGKAILFESGIYAKIPDDMPANLALSALDVAGAPAQTAKLVKPGDTVLIIGAGGKSGMLCCYEAKKRAGVTGKVIGLCHSERSTKRLMDLGFCDYVFSADATQPVSVLEKIEELTGGQMCDVTINNVNITDTEMTSILCTKDTGLVYFFSMATSFTKAALGAEGVGSDVTMIVGNGYTKGHAEITLQLLRESDKLRKVFEELYA
- the ablA gene encoding lysine 2,3-aminomutase, yielding MAESRRKILFPQVSDEQWNDWKWQVKNRIETLEDLKKYIPLTQEEEEGVSRSLQTLRMAITPYYLTLIDPENPNDPVRKQAIPTGSETHISPADLLDPLHEDEDSPVKGLTHRYPDRVLLLITDMCSMYCRHCTRRRFAGQKDDETPADYIQKAIDYIAATPQVRDVLLSGGDALMVSDAKLESIIKRLRAIPHVEIIRIGSRVPVVCPQRITDKLVDMLKQYHPIWLNTHFNHPNEITKESIAACERMANAGIPLGNQSVLLRGVNDCVNIMKRLVHSLVKMRVRPYYIYQCDLSMGLEHFRTPVSKGIEIIEGLRGHTSGYAVPTFVVDAPGGGGKTPVMPTYIISQSPGKIVLRNFEGVITTYSEPENYSNHCDCEDCKANNPVEGVASLHKGQRLSIEPAHLLRKERSHKD
- a CDS encoding lysine 5,6-aminomutase subunit alpha → MQSKLGLDFKKVEHARKLAGKIAVDVQGFVERYSTVAVERTLCRLVGIDGVDENMVPLPNVLVDFIKERGLLSEGILFFIGNAMISEGLTPQEIAEKVSEGKLDITKLALSSKEKIEAVLKPVIEQSISRINDRRDRREHYLKTMGEGPRPYLYVIVATGNIFEDVVQAEAAARQGADIIAVIRTTGQSLLDYVPYGATTEGFGGTFATQENFRIMRSALDRTGEELGRYIRLCNYCSGLCMPEIAVMGAFEGLDVMLNDALYGILFRDINMQRTLVDQFFSRVINGFAGVIINTGEDNYLTTADAFEEAHTVLASDLINEQLALIAGLPQKQMGLGHAFEMDPDLENGFIYELAQAQMTREIFPDAPLKYMPPTKFMTGNIFRGHIQDALFNMIGIWTGQGIQLLGMPTEAIHTPFMSDRYLSIENAKYIFNNMRQIGEEMEFKEGGIARKRAEEVVNMSIELLERINQEGLFSALEKGIFGNVKRPRTGGKGLEGVVEKGSNYLNPYVKLMMGGK
- a CDS encoding zinc-binding dehydrogenase — translated: MKRGCRYGTHRVIEPAGTLPQPANRLDNTMEIYDNEVLIEVSTLNIDSASYTQIKKSCGSDAEKMKQMILSIVEERGKMQNPVTGSGGMLIGTVKQIGSAFPVNKLKVGDKIATLVSLSLTPLKIKQILKLTPESDQIDVQAEAILFESGLFAVLPDDIPEKLALAVLDVAGAPAQVDRLVTEGDIVCILGGGGKSGILCCYQAMQNAGKSGKVIVVEYSKENAQRIKDLGLATDVVVADATNVMDVYTKVMAITGGRGCDVTVNNVNVPSTEMTSILITKGQGSVYFFSMATSFTKAALGAEGVGKDINLIVGNGYAKGHANLTLNIIRESKPIRELFEKLYI